A part of Capsicum annuum cultivar UCD-10X-F1 chromosome 6, UCD10Xv1.1, whole genome shotgun sequence genomic DNA contains:
- the LOC107875560 gene encoding dirigent protein 25 isoform X2 yields the protein MAFQNSNYFQLKAIISSLFILALTITFATAGRILDEEVATPSVALENPDPIDQAPVSGATGGGATAGAAPADTAAGAAVAGGGGTGTGAGAGAGAGAGAGVGADDHTFSFFMHDILGGSNPSAIAVTGIVTNPAVSGQVPFAKPNGAVLAVNNGVPTNNANSGIISNNNIPFLTGLSGTTSNFINGNSIIGGGNGLPAINLQQLGSGISFQKLMFGTLTVFDDELTEGHELNSGLIGKAQGFYVASSEDGLSQTMAFTVMFKSGSYADSLSFFGVHRMGVSESHLAVMAGTGKYVNAKGFATVKTFPATNQLQETDGVETVLHITVYLAY from the exons ATGGCATTTCAAAATTCCAATTATTTTCAACTCAAAGCCATTATCTCATCCCTATTCATTCTAGCTCTCACAATAACATTTGCTACAGCAGGTCGAATCCTTGATGAAGAAGTAGCCACCCCCAGCGTAGCACTAGAAAATCCTGATCCTATCGATCAGGCACCAGTTTCAGGGGCAACTGGAGGTGGTGCAACTGCAG GTGCAGCACCTGCAGATACGGCAGCAGGTGCTGCTGTAGCCGGTGGAGGTGGCACTGGCACTGGTGCTGGTGCTGGTGCTGGTGCTGGTGCTGGTGCTGGTGTTGGTGCTGATGATCATACATTTTCCTTTTTCATGCACGATATCCTGGGAGGATCAAATCCTTCAGCTATAGCCGTTACAGGAATCGTAACAAACCCTGCAGTGAGCGGCCAAGTCCCTTTTGCAAAACCAAACGGAGCTGTTTTAGCAGTTAACAATGGTGTCCCTACTAACAACGCCAACAGTGGAATCATCAGCAACAACAATATCCCTTTCCTTACAGGCCTAAGTGGCACAACATCTAATTTTATTAATGGAAACAGCATAATAGGAGGAGGTAACGGTTTGCCAGCAATAAATTTGCAACAATTAGGATCAGGAATTAGTTTCCAGAAGCTAATGTTCGGTACATTGACTGTATTCGATGATGAATTAACCGAAGGACACGAGCTGAATTCAGGTTTAATtgggaaagctcaaggattttacGTCGCTAGTTCTGAAGATGGGTTGAGTCAAACGATGGCATTTACTGTAATGTTTAAGAGTGGAAGTTATGCAGATAGTTTGAGTTTTTTTGGTGTTCATAGAATGGGAGTTTCGGAATCACATCTTGCTGTTATGGCTGGCACTGGAAAGTATGTTAATGCTAAAGGATTTGCTACTGTTAAGACATTTCCAGCTACTAATCAGTTGCAAGAGACAGATGGTGTGGAGACTGTGTTGCATATTACTGTGTATCTTGCTTATTAG
- the LOC107875560 gene encoding dirigent protein 25 isoform X1, which translates to MAFQNSNYFQLKAIISSLFILALTITFATAGRILDEEVATPSVALENPDPIDQAPVSGATGGGATAVGAAPADTAAGAAVAGGGGTGTGAGAGAGAGAGAGVGADDHTFSFFMHDILGGSNPSAIAVTGIVTNPAVSGQVPFAKPNGAVLAVNNGVPTNNANSGIISNNNIPFLTGLSGTTSNFINGNSIIGGGNGLPAINLQQLGSGISFQKLMFGTLTVFDDELTEGHELNSGLIGKAQGFYVASSEDGLSQTMAFTVMFKSGSYADSLSFFGVHRMGVSESHLAVMAGTGKYVNAKGFATVKTFPATNQLQETDGVETVLHITVYLAY; encoded by the exons ATGGCATTTCAAAATTCCAATTATTTTCAACTCAAAGCCATTATCTCATCCCTATTCATTCTAGCTCTCACAATAACATTTGCTACAGCAGGTCGAATCCTTGATGAAGAAGTAGCCACCCCCAGCGTAGCACTAGAAAATCCTGATCCTATCGATCAGGCACCAGTTTCAGGGGCAACTGGAGGTGGTGCAACTGCAG TAGGTGCAGCACCTGCAGATACGGCAGCAGGTGCTGCTGTAGCCGGTGGAGGTGGCACTGGCACTGGTGCTGGTGCTGGTGCTGGTGCTGGTGCTGGTGCTGGTGTTGGTGCTGATGATCATACATTTTCCTTTTTCATGCACGATATCCTGGGAGGATCAAATCCTTCAGCTATAGCCGTTACAGGAATCGTAACAAACCCTGCAGTGAGCGGCCAAGTCCCTTTTGCAAAACCAAACGGAGCTGTTTTAGCAGTTAACAATGGTGTCCCTACTAACAACGCCAACAGTGGAATCATCAGCAACAACAATATCCCTTTCCTTACAGGCCTAAGTGGCACAACATCTAATTTTATTAATGGAAACAGCATAATAGGAGGAGGTAACGGTTTGCCAGCAATAAATTTGCAACAATTAGGATCAGGAATTAGTTTCCAGAAGCTAATGTTCGGTACATTGACTGTATTCGATGATGAATTAACCGAAGGACACGAGCTGAATTCAGGTTTAATtgggaaagctcaaggattttacGTCGCTAGTTCTGAAGATGGGTTGAGTCAAACGATGGCATTTACTGTAATGTTTAAGAGTGGAAGTTATGCAGATAGTTTGAGTTTTTTTGGTGTTCATAGAATGGGAGTTTCGGAATCACATCTTGCTGTTATGGCTGGCACTGGAAAGTATGTTAATGCTAAAGGATTTGCTACTGTTAAGACATTTCCAGCTACTAATCAGTTGCAAGAGACAGATGGTGTGGAGACTGTGTTGCATATTACTGTGTATCTTGCTTATTAG
- the LOC107875559 gene encoding cytochrome P450 93B2, with product MVLPISTTTVFSYVIPFLLSILILRPIFSKLLPKHHHNLLRRPPSPMALPVIGHLHLLSSNLHRSFHELYCRYGPLYQLHIGHQLCFVASTPQLAKIFYKNNEFIFSSRNCSPAVILLTYDASFAFSPVGPYWKFIKKIATYELLSAHNLNNFLPLRAREITRFLRTLMNKAEAKETTVNLTKEFSKLTSNIISGMMMSSRCSENDKEAEEIIQVVKEVTEIFGMFDVADVIGFGGWFDFQGIKKRARITHKKYDALLEKFIATRKKLRSKRKLEETKDHEEAGKDLLDLLLDIMESETVSEVKISQDHIKALILDFITAATDTTALTLEWAIAELTNNPSILKKAQQEIDNVVGKHRIVGELDGPNLPYIQAIINETFRLHPPVPLLARKSVEDCNVEDYQIPSGSLVFVNMWSIGRNPKYWENPMEFRPERFLEPREGGPIFAKGHCFELLPFGTGRRGCPGMPLAMRELHVVLSTVIQCFEWKAVDSNGEIMRNGVDMTERPGLTAPRIHDMTCLLVPRIDLPRMIHQSSSLK from the exons ATGGTGCTACCAATTAGTACAACTACAGTATTTTCCTACGTGATCCCCTTTCTCCTCTCAATTCTCATTTTACGTcccattttttcaaaattattaccAAAACATCACCATAACCTCCTCCGTCGTCCGCCGTCCCCGATGGCTTTGCCTGTTATCGGACATCTCCATCTCCTAAGCTCGAATCTTCATCGTAGTTTTCACGAATTATATTGCCGTTACGGTCCTTTATACCAGCTACATATTGGACATCAATTATGTTTCGTAGCTTCCACACCTCAACTAGCAAAAATATTCTACAAAAACAATGAATTCATTTTTTCATCTCGCAACTGTTCACCCGCTGTGATATTACTAACGTACGATGCTTCTTTCGCCTTTTCGCCCGTTGGACCCTACTggaaattcattaaaaaaattgcaACATACGAGCTCTTGAGCGCGCATAATTTGAACAATTTTCTCCCCCTTAGAGCGCGAGAAATAACGCGATTCCTACGAACGCTGATGAATAAAGCGGAAGCTAAGGAGACGACGGTGAATTTGACGAAGGAATTTTCAAAATTGACGAGCAATATTATTTCTGGGATGATGATGAGTTCTCGTTGTTCGGAGAATGATAAGGAAGCTGAGGAGATCATACAAGTCGTGAAGGAAGTTACGGAGATTTTTGGAATGTTTGATGTAGCTGATGTTATAGGGTTTGGTGGGTGGTTTGATTTTCAAGGGATAAAGAAGAGGGCACGTATTACTCATAAAAAATATGATGCTTTGCTTGAGAAGTTTATAGCAACAAGGAAAAAACTAAGGAGTAAGAGGAAATTGGAAGAAACAAAAGATCATGAGGAGGCAGGAAAGGACCTGCTGGACTTGCTGCTTGATATTATGGAGAGTGAAACAGTATCTGAGGTGAAGATAAGTCAAGATCACATAAAGGCATTGATCTTA GATTTCATTACTGCTGCAACAGATACAACAGCACTTACTCTAGAATGGGCCATAGCGGAGCTTACCAACAATCCAAGTATCCTAAAAAAAGCCCAACAAGAGATTGATAATGTCGTGGGAAAGCATCGAATAGTAGGAGAACTAGATGGCCCAAATCTTCCATACATCCAAGCAATCATTAATGAAACATTTCGTCTTCACCCACCCGTTCCTTTACTTGCAAGAAAATCAGTTGAAGATTGCAATGTGGAAGACTATCAAATTCCTAGTGGATCACTAGTGTTTGTGAACATGTGGTCCATTGGGAGAAACCCAAAATATTGGGAGAACCCAATGGAGTTTAGGCCTGAAAGATTTTTAGAGCCCAGAGAGGGAGGCCCAATATTTGCAAAAGGACATTGCTTTGAGTTATTGCCTTTTGGTACAGGAAGAAGGGGTTGTCCTGGTATGCCTCTTGCCATGAGAGAGTTACATGTTGTGCTTTCAACTGTAATTCAGTGTTTCGAATGGAAAGCAGTGGATTCGAATGGAGAGATAATGCGTAATGGAGTTGATATGACTGAACGACCTGGATTAACTGCTCCACGTATCCATGATATGACGTGCCTTTTGGTGCCGCGAATTGATTTGCCTCGTATGATTCATCAATCGTCATCTCTGAAATGA